The Effusibacillus pohliae DSM 22757 genome segment AGAACGACTTGGCCCTTCAGGGCCTTAGCGTTACATAGCGCGACCTGGCGGCTTCGCCGCCTTGGCGCGACTTGTGCCATTTGGGTACTTGTGCCCATTGGGTGCAAAGAACGACTTGGATCAGGATGATGTGCACCCTGGGCACTTGCCCTTGTGAGCCCAAATTACGAATCTGGTTGCTGCCGCTCAACAGCGACAACTATCAATTTACCACAATCGCATTGCCATTGCAACTGGCAATTTCTAACTTCGTATCACATGCTTTTGTTATCGCCGTTCGCTTCACGTTTCCGCACCTCTCGCGACGACAAGTGCTATGATAACACGGTCAACTTGACAACTCAATGCACATTCCATAACAAAAACGCGCAAAAATACCGCTCCCTCCCCTTCTGCCAGCCGCTGCATCACCTTTTCAAGCACAAACTGATGATTTCTTAATCCAAAAGGTTCATGTCTCGGCCCAATGGATCTTGATCACTTGCATCCTGTACTGTGGATACTCGCCTTCTGCAATATAATCTTTGGCGGGCAACGAACGAACCTGCCGTCGAAAATCTTCCCGCAACCTGGCCACATCGATCCCTTGCACAACGTCCGGCAAGCTGTCCAATGCCGGAGCGGCGTACTGATACAACTTCCTCACCCCGCACAGCACCCCTTTTTTCAACTTGAACTGAGCGGTTGCCACCTGCACCAATGCTTTGTAAAACGGACCGTCGATCGGATCGTCCGTCTGTTTCCAAGCCCATTCAAAAATCTCGTGGCATTCGTAAAAATCCTCTTCCTCATTAAACAAAACGACAAACCGCCTCGTGATCTCATTCATACAACTCTCAACTCTCACCCTCTGGCTGAATTATACACCAAGCGGCAGAAATAGCACCAAAAGCTCGCATCGTCTCACAAACACGCAGTAAGCCGTCCCCAACAAAAAACCTCCGTGCGAAAACGGAGATCACTTCGAGGAAGGCGATGGAACAGGTGCCATGCCGGATGGAACGAACGGCACCCCTTTGGCGTCCAGAAAGTACGTGGGAACGTCCCCCACCATCACAACAGAAGCAACCGGTATCTGTGTTTCAATATCCACCGGTCGCGTCACAAACGGAATCACCACGTTCACCTGCACGTGAATATTCAGCGTCAAGGAATGTTTTGTTTGATTGATACCCAATGTCTCGGAAGCGGGCACCAGGTCCGATTTGGCCGTGCCCATCGGTACGATTTTGATCGGCACCGCCGGGCCGAATGTCGCCAGAATGGTCGAATGAAACGCCTGACCGACCGGCAGCTTGATTTCCTGTTCTTCCAACACCTTCAACACGCTTTGCACACGGTTCGTGGTCTGGGCTTTGATCCGGTTGGCCTCCACCATGTTAAAAACGGCTGAACGGATGTTACCGCGGTCATCCTTATAAAATTGAACGATCTGCTCATAATCGGTCTCTTCCGCCACTTTCTTGGTGATCGCGTCGTTGATCGCCTCTGTCGCGATTTTGCGCGTGTAATTCTCAGCGATTTGGACAAACGTCGGTTGCAGGTTATATTCCAAAAACAGTAACGTCTGGATCACGATTCCGATCAACAGCAGCATCCCCGTTGCCACCACCACTTTCCAACGTTTCACAGGCTTGCGCAGGCGCATGCGTCGTCTCCTGCCGAATCTGATCATGGACGCCTCTCCCCCTTCGGTTCATTGTATGAACCGGGAAGGTCAGGCAGTACAATAAGAAAAATCGGCCTGATCGGGAACGCGCCCATTCTTCCCCAACCACAACCGGTTGCCGTCAAATTCCCCCACGAAAAAAGGCCGTGAATTCACTGGTGAATTCACGCCCCTCGTTCAAACGGCGTTCGCATCAGGCCGCATTTCCTGGAAACTCGAACCCTCTTCCCGAAAACAAGGCAGTTCGATATGCACCGCAGTCCCCACGCCCAGTTCGCTTGTAATCGAGATATGGCCACCCATACGGGTAATCACCTGTTGACAGATCGACAATCCCAATCCCGGCCGGTCAGGTTTGGTGGTGGTAAACGGATCAAACACCGAGCCAATCTGGTCAGCCGGCATGCCGGTGCCGTTGTCACGCACCGTCAACCGGAAATAATTGTCGAACACTTCTACCGACAGCCGAATCTCGCCGGCGTCATGTTCGATCGCCTCCAGCGAGTTTTCCACAAGATTCATGACGACGCACGCCAGTTCGTCGCGGTCTCCGAAAAACTTCGGATTTTTGCGGGGAAATTCACAGACGATACGGACATTGTGGAAAAGGGCGCATTCCTGTATCCGCGGCAGCACTTCATGCAACAGATCGTTGATCTGGATCGCTTGAAACCGTACTTCCTGCGGTTTGCTGATGAGCAGAAAATCGCTCAGGATCCGCTCGATTTTCTGAATTTCCGAGAACAGCAGTGGAAACATGCCGGCGCATTTGTCGACAAAATTCTTTTGCACCAGCCCCATAACGGCAAGCTGTTTGATGTCTCTTTCAAACAATTGCAGAAACCCTTTGATGGTCGTTAACGGATTCCGGATTTCGTGCACCGTACCCGCCGCCATGCTTCCGATTACGGCCAGCCTCTCCACACGCAGCACATCTTTGTAAACCGCTTGAAACTGGGTGCGATCTTGGAAGGTCAAGAATGCACCCACCGGTTGGCCCAACACGATCAGCGGGGCTGCCTCGGCAGACAACAACAGCTCCTGATCCTCCCGTTGAAACCGCAGTTGTTCGATCTGCATCGCCGTTTTTTCGATTTGTGTCCGCCGAATCACACTCATATCCAGCTCAGGGAACAAATCGCAAGCACTTCGGCCGATCCATGCCGCTTTGTCGATTTGCAGCAGATCGGCCGCAAACCGGTTGAGGTCAGCTATCCGTCCATCGTTGTCCAATAGAATGACCCCGGATTGAATGTGCTCGATGATCGTTTCTGAAAAATTCCCCCAAGCACCCATTGCAAAATGAACGCCCCTTCATTCATCTGATTAACCGCACGTCACCATATGAGCCTAATTTCGAAAAAAACAAAGCACCCTACATGAAATTGGATGAATTTCGTCATTTTCCTGCAGCGCCTACGCAAATTTTTTCAAAAATGTTTACGAAATGCGGATTTTCGCGAATTTACGCTTTCCAACCTGCAGAATCATGCCGTCTTCCAGTTCAATCCGGGCGTCCACATCGTCGATTTTTTGCGAGTTGATCCGCACCCCGCCCTGTTGGATCATTCGTCTCGCTTCCCCGTTCGTGGCACACAGCTTCGCATCCGTCAGCAATTTGACGATCCAATAGTCTCCGGGCTGCAGGCGAATCTCCGGAACCTCCTCGGGAATCGCGCCTTGTTGAAACACCGTTTTAAAATGGTCTTCCGCCGCTTGCGCCGCCTCGCTGCCATGGAAACGGGTGACGATCTCGCGGGCCAGACGCATTTTCACATCGCGCGGGTGCAGGCTACCGTCAGCTAGGCCGGTCCGCATCCGTTCAATTTCGTCCGGCGGGACGTCCGTCACCAGCTGAAAATATTTGAGCATCAATTCATCCGGAATCGACATCGTTTTTCCGTACTGTTCTTTCGGCGGTTCATGAATGCCTATGTAGTTGCCGAGCGACTTCGACATCTTCTGCACACCGTCAATCCCTTCCAGGATCGGCATCATAATCGCCACCTGCTGTTCCTGTCCGAATTCTTTCTGCAGCATGCGGCCCATCAGCAGATTGAATTTCTGGTCGGTGCCGCCCAACTCGATATCCGCCTGCATCGCGACCGAATCGTACCCCTGCATCAGCGGGTACAAAAATTCGTGCAGGGCGATCGGCTGATTGTTGGCAAACCGTTTTTGAAAATCTTCCCGTTCCAGCATGCGGGCGACCGTCATCGTCGATGCCAGCCGGACGACATCGGCAAACGTCAAGCGCCCTAGCCAGGCGGAGTTATACAGGATTTCCGTCTTCTCCGGATCCAGCACCTTAAATGCCTGATCCGCATACGTCTTCGCGTTCTCCAGCACCTGTTCGCGGGTCAGTTGTTTGCGGGTTTCCAATTTGCCCGTCGGATCCCCGATCATCCCCGTGAAATCGCCGATCAAAAGCTGCACGCGATGACCGAGCTTCTGCAACTGGCGCATTTTATTCAACACCACGGTGTGCCCGAGCGTCAGATCCGCTCCTGACGGATCGACCCCCAGTTTCACGACCAGCGGCCGGTTGGTTTCAATCGAACGGCGCAACTTTTTCACCAGCTCGTCCTCCGGTACGATTTCGGCTGTTCCGAGTCGGATGACCGACAATTGCCTCTGCACTTCCGCTTCGATTTTCGGATCGGTTGATGCAGCAAATTCGTTATCCATCACACTTCTGTCCCCCGTTGATAAAAATAAAACCCTCCCTTGGCAAAGCGAGTCTTGCCGCTGGAAAGGGAATACTACATCCACTGTTATTCGCGCGATTGCCCTCTTTTCCGCTATCTGAAATGTAGCATACGTTGCCGAACATTGTCAAAACAGGTCGCTCTGGTTCTCGAAACGATTTCCAATTTTGGTATAATGGAGACAATTAAGGGGGAACTGAGATGACCAACGACCAGACAGCGGCGGCACCGGAGCAGACGGCTTCCGCCAAAAAAGAAAAGAAAAAGATTCGTCCGTGGATCAAGATCACACTTCTCTCCATTTTGTCGCTGTTCATTCTGGGGCTCGCGGCCGGCACCGGATACGCCTACTACCTGGTAAAAGACGCTCCGGCATTTAACCCAGGGGCATTTTCCGACCTGTCCGCCACCACCAACGTGTATGATCGCAACGGAGAACTGCTCGGCTCCTTGCAGTCGGACGGGAACCGGGAACTGATCAAAAGTTTGCAGGAAGTGTCCCCGCATATCGTCAACGCGTATCTGGCGGCGGAAGACAAAGATTTTTACAACCATTTCGGCGTCAACCCGCTGGCCATTCTGCGGGCGGTGTACCAGAACTTGATCGGCGGCGGAATTATGTCGGGTGCCAGCACGATCACCCAGCAGACGGTGAAAAATGTGATTTTTCCCGCACAGGAGCAAACGATCAAGCGTAAAGTGCAGGAAATGTACCTCGCCTTGCAGCTGGAACGGGTGATGACCAAAGATGAAATTCTCGTGCATTATTTGAACTGGATCTATTTCGGCAAGGCGGGCGATACCAACATATACGGGATCAAGGCGGCATCCAAGGCGGTGTTCGGCAAGGACCCGAAAGAACTGAACCTGGCGCAGGCGGCATTGCTTACGGCCATGACGAACAACCCGAGCAAGCACAGCCCTTACACAAATTTGGACAAGGCTTTGGAATACCAAGAGTACGTGTTGAAAGAGATGCTCGAATCGGGTACAATCACGCAGGCCGAGTACCAGCAAGCTCGTGCATTCGACATCAAGGCATCGATCATCAAACCGCAAGCAACCTCCACCCGCTACGGCAATTATCCATTCGTCATTTCGGAAGTGGAACAGCGGGCGGCCGAAAAATTGATGACCGTCGCCGCGTACAACAGCCTTGATGACGCGCGGCAAGCGTTATTCAAAGGCGGATACAAAGTGTACACGACGATCGACCGCCAATTGCAGGACGCAGTCGATGAGGTGCTGCGCAACAACAAAAACTTCTATGCCAACCCGATCAGCTATACGGCGAACAACGGGCAGCAAGTGAAAGACGCCATCCAACAGGCGGGCGCCACGCTGCTCGACAACAAAACGGGCGCAATCCTCGCGGTCGGCGGCGGCCGAGACTTCACCCGCGATCAAAACAACCACACGATCCTGCCGCGACAACCCGGCTCGACGATGAAACCGCTCTCCGTGTATGGACCGGCGGCGGAAAAGAAACTGCTCGCGCCCGGCTCGGTGATCGACGATGTTCCGATATCGCTCGCCAACGGAAGCGCACCTGGCGGAAACTATTTTCCGATGAACTACGATCGCCAGTTCCACGGGCTGATCACTGTTCGAGAAGCGTTGCTGCGTTCCTACAATATCCCGGCGATCAAGGGGACACAAATGGTGACACCGGCTGTTGGGCTGAATTACGTGAAGCAAATGGGAGTCACCACCTTACAAAAAAGCGATGAGCATCTCGTATCGGGAATCGGCGGACTCGCGTACGGACTGACGGTTGAGGAAGCCACCAGCGCCTACTCGACGTTTCCGAACAACGGGGTTTGGAAAGAATCGCACCTGATCGCGAAAATCGTCGACCGCAATGGCAAAGTCGTGTATCAGCACACCCCGAAGGAAACGAAAGTCTTTTCGCCGCAAACCGCCTACGTGCTGGTCGATATGATGAGGGACGTGGTGCGGAAAGGGACAGCATCGATCGTCGGATCCCATTTTCCCAACAGGTTGATCGCCGGCAAAACGGGTACGACAGACGGCACCACCGATTCCTGGTTCATCGGCTTCACGCCGGGCATCACTTTGGGCATCTGGGTGGGGTATGACATCCCCTATCCGATGGACCGCTTAGTCGATCCACGCGGCATCGATGCCAGGGGGATTCGTCCGCAGCTTCTGTGGAACCAGATCATGGATCGCGTGTATGAAAAAATGGACGTGGAAGCGGACGGCTTCGCGCCAATGCCAAACGGCGTGGTCCGGCGGGAGGTGTGTACCAAGTCCGGCAAAATCCCGACCGATTTGTGCCGGGCGCTCGGCACGGTGACAACCGACCTGTTCGTGCAGGGCACAGAGCCGAAGGAACCGTGCGATGTGATGGTGAAAGTCAAATATGTCGAGATCAACGGCAAAAAATATTTGCTGAACGACAAAACGGCCGCACTCGGCGGTATTGTGAAGGAAGGAATCTTCATTAAACGGGAGCCGTATCCGCTGCCCTACGGAGATCCGCGCTATAAACCGTGGGATGCGAATCTGGAGCTGCCAAAGGAATTCGAGGACGACAAGTTGTCCGCGAGCCTGCCGGCACCTGTCGGCCTGAAGGTGACCGGGACTGAGCCGACATCGGTTTCATTGAGTTGGCAAGCAGTCGAAGGGGCGAGCGGATACATGATTCTCCGCTCGACGTCACCGGCTGGTCCGTATGCAGTGGTGTCCGACCTTGTAAACGGCACCGCCTATACGGATACCGCGGTACAAGCTGGAACGACCTATTATTACCAGGTGGCCGCCGTTGCCAATGGAGTGATTCAACCGGCATCCGGTTCCGTGCAGGCAGTTCCCGGGGGAGCCGCCCTGAATGCTCCTTCCGGTTTGAGAGCGGTGAGCAGTCCGGCAGGCATTTCGGTCTCCTGGCAGCCGGTTCCCGGGGCCGCCCAGTACATCCTGTACAGAAGCTTGGACGGCAACTCGTTTGAAGAACTGGCAACTTTGTCAGGCACAAGTTACCAGGACATCACGGCAAGCGGCAGCAACGTCTGGTACAAAGTGGCCGCCAAGAACGGTTCGGTGACATCTCCACCGTCCGCTGCGGTCAAAGCTTCCGGCGGTCCGCCGCCGGGTCCCGCAGCCCCTTCGCTTTCCATCAAGAATCGTTCATAAAAGGAGAGGTACATGAAACGTTTATTCGGCTACCTGGATCTGCTGGTTTTTCTCGCCATGCTGCTCGTTCTCGTCTCCCAGCTGCTGTTGCCTCCTATCATCGGGCTGGCGAATAATGGGGATTTTGAACGGATCATGAGCTGGGGAGGGTTGCAATACACAACCGATGACCCGCAACAGAAATATTTCAACTATGTGAATCGCGAGTTTGCCGTCGGTGATAGCAAACTCGGTTCCTATGTGTCAACGGAAATTCTTTTTTTGCAAATCGCATTGTGGGTGAACCGGTTGTGGATGTCCCCAACGACATTTGACATCCGCTCGCTCGGATTTGTCCATACCATTTCATTTCTGGCCGCGATCCTGTTAATCGTCACCGGCTTTCGCAGACAAGGCGTAGCCGGGAGAGGATGGATCGCGCTGTTGCTCGGTTTCGGTTTCGTCGATGTCGGATATTTTGCCTATTTTAACTCGTTTTTCTCAGAAAGCTCGTCCTTGATTTTCCTGCTGGCAATGATCGGTTTTGCCTTGCACCTGCTGCCGGATCGAGCCCCTGCTGGCAGACCGGACTACCGGATCCTGAACGGCTTCTTCCTCACCGCCTTGTGCCTGGTGCTGGCGAAAGTGCAAAATGGGCTGCTCGGCTTGCTGCTGCCCCTGTTCGGTTGGCGGTTGGCACAACTCCACGGGGAGAAAAAATGGAAGCGGACGATCGCTCTCTGGTCCGCTTTCATTTTCGTCGTGTCAGTCGTGATGTCGTCATTGAATCCGTATGATCGGATCAATACGTATCAGACGGTGTTTTACGGGATTTTGAAAGACTCTCCGACACCGCTGGCCGATTTGCGAGAGCTGGGGTTGCCCGGGCAGTACGCGGCTCTCGCCGGTACCCATTACTTCACGCCGAACAAACCGATCGACATCACGAGCGAATCGTTTCAAAATGGGTTCTATGACCGCATGAACAGGTCGAAAGTGGTCAAATTCTACCTGACTCACCCGGTCCGTTTCCTGCACAAGTTGGACGTAGTGGCACACAATTCGCTCAACCTTGAGTTCTACCTCGGCACCTACGAAAAAAGCGCCAATAAGGGACCGCTTGCGGTCAGCCACCAGTTCAGCCAATGGACGTGGACACTGAAACATGTCATTCCCAAATCGGTTTGGCTGTTCATCGGCTATTTTCTGCTGTTTGTCGCTCTGCTCTGGCGGCAGCACCGCCGGGCCGGCAAGCCCAACGGCAAATTGCTGGCCGAATTTTGGCTGATGCTGGCGCTGATGGCCGCCATGCAGTTTGTAACGCCCCTGCTTGGCGACGGGGAAGCGGATCTCGGGAAGCATCTGTTCCTGTTTAACGTGCTGTTCAGCGTGATCGTGGTTGTAACTCTCGTATGGCTTGGCCAAGCGCTGCAAAAATGGGCAGCCAGCCGAACCGAACGGCGCAGGAACCACCCGGTCTAGTTTCCCCCTCCGCCGATCGAGTAGGAGGGGGCAGCTAACCCTCTTCCTATCACCTGGCACGCGGGTCCGTAAAAAGCGTTTGCAGAGGCCTGATTTATTTCAATGTCACAATCGTCACTCCGGTGTGCCCTTCCCCATGCTCGCCGATGCGGAAGGAGCGCACCTGCGGATGTTTCTTCAAAAATTCGTGCACCCCCGCCCGCAGCGCGCCCGTGCCTTTGCCATGGATGATCGACACCTGCGACAAGCCGGCCATCACGGCGCTGTCCAGGTAGCGGTCGATCTCATACGTCGCTTCTTCCACCGTCGCGCCGCGCAAGTCCAACTCCAGCCGCGTCGGTTCATCCGACTTGCGCTTCACCATGCCGCGCGTATCCTGTTTTTTCTCCTCGATCTTCTCCAGATCGGACAACTTGATTTTCATTTTTATCGAGCCGATTTGAACAAGCGCTTCCCCTGCGCCAACTTCCAGCACCGTGCCTTTCTGGTTGAACGTCAGCACGCGGACCGTATCTCCCGTTCGAAGCTCCTGCTGCTCCGCCGTTTTCCTCTGAACGCGACGTTCGCGGCCGGCAGGTGCGGCCTCTTCCAGTTTTTTGCGCAACTCGATCAGTTCATGCTCTTTCACATTGGCGCCTTCCTGCTGCCGAATCCGCCGCAGTTCCAGGATGATCGACTGCGCTTCCCGTTCCGCTTTCCGCACGATTTCGCGGGCTTCTTCCTCCGCCCGTTCGATCAGCCGCTGCTGCTGCTGCCACAACTGTTCCCGCTCTTTTTCAAGCTCCGCCCGCAACGCTTCCGTTTCCTTGCGCAGCTCCGCCGCCTCTCGGCGATCCCGTTCCGCCTGCAGCTGATTCGCTTCCAACCGGCGGATCAGCTCGTCCACCTGGATGTTGTCCGCATGCATGCGCGACTTGGCGTCCTCGATAATCTCCTTGCGCAGCCCCAACCGTTCGGAAATGGCAAACGCGTTGGAGCGGCCGGGAACCCCGATCAGCAGGCGGTAGGTCGGCCGCAGGCTCTCCACATCAAATTCGACCGATGCGTTGATCGCTTCCGGATGCGAATAGGCGTACGCTTTCAGTTCGCTGTAGTGCGTGGTGGCCACCGTTTTGACGCCGCGCTTGCGCAGAAAATCGAGAATCGCCTGCGCCAGCGCCGCCCCTTCCGCAGGATCGGTGCCCGCCCCCAATTCGTCGAGCAGCACCAGGGAGCGGGAGTCCGCTTTTTCCAGAATCTCGATGATATGCGTCATGTGGCTGGAGAACGTCGATAAACTCTGCTCGATGCTTTGTTCATCGCCAATGTCGGCAAACACCTCGGCAAACACGGAGATCTCACTGCCTTCGTCAGCCGGGATGCAAAGCCCCGACATCGCCATCAGCGTCAGCAGCCCGATTGTTTTCAGCGTGACCGTCTTGCCGCCCGTGTTCGGCCCGGTGATAATCAACAGATTGAAATCGTCCCCCAGCCGAACATCGATCGGCACCGCCTTGTCCCGCTCCAGCAGCGGATGCACCGCCCGTTTCAGGCGAATCCGCCCATGATCGTTCACAGCAGGCAAGGCGGCTTTCATCTGATGAGCCAACTGCGCTTTGGCCATAATAAAATCGATCTCACCCAAAGCGGCCAGACCGGATTGCAAAACGTCCGCCTCGCTCCCGACAAGACCGCTCAAACGGGCCAGGATTCGTTCCACTTCGCGCCGTTCCTGTAGCTCCAGTTCGCGCAGACTGTTGTTCAATTGAACGACAACAGCCGGCTCAATAAACAGAGTCGCTCCGGATGCGGACTGGTCGTGCACGATCCCGCCAAAAGCACCCCTGTGCTCCACTTTCACCGGAATGCAATAGCGGTCGTTGCGGATCGTCACGATCGCTTCCTGCAGCATTTTTTGCGACTCCGGGCTACGCAGAATCGCATCCAGCCTCTCGCGAATTCTCCCCTGGGTTTGCCGGATCTGGTTGCGCACGCTCTTCAATTCGGGAGACGCGTCATCGACCACTTCCCCGTTGTCGTCGATCGCCGCACGGATCTCTTCCTCAAGCGGACGAAGTTCGAACAGTTCCTCCGCCAACCTTTGCAGAGTCGGAATCGGCTGCTGTTCCGCAAGATCCAAAACAAATTTGCGCAAACGGCGGCTCGCCATAATCGTATCGGCGACATCCAACAGTCCTTTCGCATCAAGTGTGCCGCCAACCGCTGCCCGTTTGACCGCTTGCCGGATATCCCGGATGCCTCCCAGCGGCACCAGCCCTTTCAGGCGGTACACCATCCTCCCTTCCTCGGTAGCCGCCAACGCTTGTTGCACAACGTCAATTCCGGCAAACGGCTGCAGTTGGCCAGCCAGTTCTTTCCCCATCTGCGTGCTCGCCTGGCGGATCAGTTGTTCGACAATTTTATGGTATTCGAGTACACGAAGCACCCGTTGATTCATGGAATTTCCTCCTGTAGCAAGATTTCTCTGCGATAGAATCCAGCGATCATGCAGAAACTACTTGTGAGCTGGACCCTTACCTATTGTAACCCAAAGGAGGCGTTTGGTGATGAACAACTTCATCGGTACCGTCGTTCGATTTGTGGTCTCAGCCATTGTCCTGCTGGTTGTCGGATATCTGGTTCCCGGTTTTGGACGGCTTACGTTTTTCAGCGCGATCCTTGCAGCTATTGTGATCGCGGCGCTCGGCTGGGTAATCGAGCGGCTGTTCGGGCGGGAAGTGTCGCCGTTCGGCAGAGGGATCTCCGGTTTCATCGCTTCCGCTGTCGTCATCTACATCGCCCAATGGTTTGTGCCCGGCATGCGGGTGACGATCCTGGGAGCGCTGCTGGCATCGCTCGTGATCGGAGTCATCGATCTATTCGTTCCCGGCAATGTGCTGCGGAGCGAACCGGCTGGCGAACGCAACCGCGAACGGGCGGATGATCGCAGATAAGCGAATGTGAGCGTTGGCCGCGCATGTTGACATGCCGGCCGATGCTCATTTCAGGAACCGTCCATTTCCTCCCTCGCCGGCTGTGACAATTGACTTCACACAATGGCTTTGATGTGCTCTTCCTTTCCATGTGCCGTATGGCGCCGCTTCCCCTTGTGTGAGCGGAACAGCCAATCAGCAACAAAGAGAAAAGCAAACCGGTTGTTCGTTTTCTCATGTACACCGCTTCCCGCCATATAGACACAGGCGAATCAACAATGGGTTCAGGGGATGGTGACCGCCAATGCGATTAAAAAAGCCAGCGAATCCCGGACAAGGATTTCACTGGCTTTCCTGCGACAACCAGAGATATTGGTTACTTTGCAAACAGCATCTTGCTCAACCCCGCATGCAACAGGGCGGACGCAACCTGTGAGCCTTCGAGTGCAGTGTGCAGATTGGGGATGGGCAGAACGTAGGCCACATTGACCGCCACGACCAAAATCAGAAATCCGATCAGCAAACCTGCAACCAATCCCGCCACCCGGTTCACAAAGGAAAGTCCCGGCAGGGAAACGACAAGGTCAACGACCCGCCCCGCCAGCTGGGTCAACAACAAACCGGCGGCAAATACAAGGACAAAGGCGAGTATGCCGTATCCGTCCTGCAGCAGAGTACCGGCAAATCCGCCGCCAATGCCGGTGTATCCGATAGGGTCTCCCGGAAAAGCTCCGCCGGGCTGGCCCAACACGCTTTTGAGCCAGGCCGCGATCGGAGGACTGTACGTTTTGGCAGCCCAAAACGCGACAAACCCTCCGACAAACCGTACCACCTGCAGCACGAAGCCTGTCATATAGCCGTTCCAGACAAAAAACAGCAGGATTCCGAGCAGCGCGATATCAGTGATCGTCACGATCCGGTCTCCCTGGCGGCCGCT includes the following:
- a CDS encoding DUF309 domain-containing protein; this encodes MNEITRRFVVLFNEEEDFYECHEIFEWAWKQTDDPIDGPFYKALVQVATAQFKLKKGVLCGVRKLYQYAAPALDSLPDVVQGIDVARLREDFRRQVRSLPAKDYIAEGEYPQYRMQVIKIHWAET
- the yunB gene encoding sporulation protein YunB → MRLRKPVKRWKVVVATGMLLLIGIVIQTLLFLEYNLQPTFVQIAENYTRKIATEAINDAITKKVAEETDYEQIVQFYKDDRGNIRSAVFNMVEANRIKAQTTNRVQSVLKVLEEQEIKLPVGQAFHSTILATFGPAVPIKIVPMGTAKSDLVPASETLGINQTKHSLTLNIHVQVNVVIPFVTRPVDIETQIPVASVVMVGDVPTYFLDAKGVPFVPSGMAPVPSPSSK
- a CDS encoding two-component system sensor histidine kinase NtrB gives rise to the protein MGAWGNFSETIIEHIQSGVILLDNDGRIADLNRFAADLLQIDKAAWIGRSACDLFPELDMSVIRRTQIEKTAMQIEQLRFQREDQELLLSAEAAPLIVLGQPVGAFLTFQDRTQFQAVYKDVLRVERLAVIGSMAAGTVHEIRNPLTTIKGFLQLFERDIKQLAVMGLVQKNFVDKCAGMFPLLFSEIQKIERILSDFLLISKPQEVRFQAIQINDLLHEVLPRIQECALFHNVRIVCEFPRKNPKFFGDRDELACVVMNLVENSLEAIEHDAGEIRLSVEVFDNYFRLTVRDNGTGMPADQIGSVFDPFTTTKPDRPGLGLSICQQVITRMGGHISITSELGVGTAVHIELPCFREEGSSFQEMRPDANAV
- the tyrS gene encoding tyrosine--tRNA ligase, with product MDNEFAASTDPKIEAEVQRQLSVIRLGTAEIVPEDELVKKLRRSIETNRPLVVKLGVDPSGADLTLGHTVVLNKMRQLQKLGHRVQLLIGDFTGMIGDPTGKLETRKQLTREQVLENAKTYADQAFKVLDPEKTEILYNSAWLGRLTFADVVRLASTMTVARMLEREDFQKRFANNQPIALHEFLYPLMQGYDSVAMQADIELGGTDQKFNLLMGRMLQKEFGQEQQVAIMMPILEGIDGVQKMSKSLGNYIGIHEPPKEQYGKTMSIPDELMLKYFQLVTDVPPDEIERMRTGLADGSLHPRDVKMRLAREIVTRFHGSEAAQAAEDHFKTVFQQGAIPEEVPEIRLQPGDYWIVKLLTDAKLCATNGEARRMIQQGGVRINSQKIDDVDARIELEDGMILQVGKRKFAKIRIS
- a CDS encoding transglycosylase domain-containing protein; translated protein: MTNDQTAAAPEQTASAKKEKKKIRPWIKITLLSILSLFILGLAAGTGYAYYLVKDAPAFNPGAFSDLSATTNVYDRNGELLGSLQSDGNRELIKSLQEVSPHIVNAYLAAEDKDFYNHFGVNPLAILRAVYQNLIGGGIMSGASTITQQTVKNVIFPAQEQTIKRKVQEMYLALQLERVMTKDEILVHYLNWIYFGKAGDTNIYGIKAASKAVFGKDPKELNLAQAALLTAMTNNPSKHSPYTNLDKALEYQEYVLKEMLESGTITQAEYQQARAFDIKASIIKPQATSTRYGNYPFVISEVEQRAAEKLMTVAAYNSLDDARQALFKGGYKVYTTIDRQLQDAVDEVLRNNKNFYANPISYTANNGQQVKDAIQQAGATLLDNKTGAILAVGGGRDFTRDQNNHTILPRQPGSTMKPLSVYGPAAEKKLLAPGSVIDDVPISLANGSAPGGNYFPMNYDRQFHGLITVREALLRSYNIPAIKGTQMVTPAVGLNYVKQMGVTTLQKSDEHLVSGIGGLAYGLTVEEATSAYSTFPNNGVWKESHLIAKIVDRNGKVVYQHTPKETKVFSPQTAYVLVDMMRDVVRKGTASIVGSHFPNRLIAGKTGTTDGTTDSWFIGFTPGITLGIWVGYDIPYPMDRLVDPRGIDARGIRPQLLWNQIMDRVYEKMDVEADGFAPMPNGVVRREVCTKSGKIPTDLCRALGTVTTDLFVQGTEPKEPCDVMVKVKYVEINGKKYLLNDKTAALGGIVKEGIFIKREPYPLPYGDPRYKPWDANLELPKEFEDDKLSASLPAPVGLKVTGTEPTSVSLSWQAVEGASGYMILRSTSPAGPYAVVSDLVNGTAYTDTAVQAGTTYYYQVAAVANGVIQPASGSVQAVPGGAALNAPSGLRAVSSPAGISVSWQPVPGAAQYILYRSLDGNSFEELATLSGTSYQDITASGSNVWYKVAAKNGSVTSPPSAAVKASGGPPPGPAAPSLSIKNRS
- the wsfD gene encoding glycan biosynthesis hexose transferase WsfD — protein: MKRLFGYLDLLVFLAMLLVLVSQLLLPPIIGLANNGDFERIMSWGGLQYTTDDPQQKYFNYVNREFAVGDSKLGSYVSTEILFLQIALWVNRLWMSPTTFDIRSLGFVHTISFLAAILLIVTGFRRQGVAGRGWIALLLGFGFVDVGYFAYFNSFFSESSSLIFLLAMIGFALHLLPDRAPAGRPDYRILNGFFLTALCLVLAKVQNGLLGLLLPLFGWRLAQLHGEKKWKRTIALWSAFIFVVSVVMSSLNPYDRINTYQTVFYGILKDSPTPLADLRELGLPGQYAALAGTHYFTPNKPIDITSESFQNGFYDRMNRSKVVKFYLTHPVRFLHKLDVVAHNSLNLEFYLGTYEKSANKGPLAVSHQFSQWTWTLKHVIPKSVWLFIGYFLLFVALLWRQHRRAGKPNGKLLAEFWLMLALMAAMQFVTPLLGDGEADLGKHLFLFNVLFSVIVVVTLVWLGQALQKWAASRTERRRNHPV